A stretch of Chryseobacterium viscerum DNA encodes these proteins:
- the rpsJ gene encoding 30S ribosomal protein S10: MSQRIRIKLKSYDYNLVDKSAEKIVKTVKATGAVVNGPIPLPTNKRIFTVLRSPHVNKKAREQFQLSAHKRLMDIYSSSSKTVDALMKLELPSGVDVEIKV, translated from the coding sequence ATGTCACAAAGAATCAGAATAAAACTAAAATCTTACGATTACAACTTGGTAGACAAGTCTGCTGAGAAAATCGTAAAAACGGTAAAGGCTACTGGTGCTGTTGTAAACGGTCCAATTCCATTGCCAACAAATAAGAGAATCTTCACAGTGTTGAGATCTCCGCACGTAAACAAAAAAGCAAGAGAGCAGTTCCAATTATCAGCTCACAAGAGACTAATGGATATCTACTCTTCTTCTTCTAAAACTGTTGATGCTCTAATGAAATTAGAACTTCCTTCAGGAGTAGACGTTGAAATTAAAGTGTGA
- the fusA gene encoding elongation factor G codes for MGRDLKFTRNIGIAAHIDAGKTTTTERILFYTGVNHKIGEVHDGASTMDWMEQEAERGITITSAATTCSWNFPTDQGKALPETKPYHFNIIDTPGHVDFTVEVNRSLRVLDGLVFLFSAVDGVEPQSETNWRLADNYKVARMGFVNKMDRQGADFLNVVNQVKEMLGSNAVPIVLPIGAEEDFKGVVDLIKNRAIIWDEAGQGATFEVVPIPEDMKDEVLEYREKLVEAVSEYDETLMEKFFEDPDSITEEEINAALRAATIDLSIIPMTCGSSFKNKGVQFMLDAVCKYLPSPLDKDDIKGTDPRTDAEITRKPSVDEPFSALAFKIATDPFVGRLAFFRAYSGRLDAGSYILNTRSGDKERISRIYQMHANKQNPVEYIEAGDIGAAVGFKSIKTGDTMCDEKNPIVLESMVFPDPVIGIAVEPKTKADQDKMGNALAKLAEEDPTFTVRTDEASGQTIISGMGELHLDIIVDRMKREFKVEVNQGQPQVEYKENLTKVAQHREVYKKQSGGKGKFADIVFELGPAEEGKIGLEFINEIKGGNVPREFVPAIEKGFKAAMKNGPLAGFEVEGIKVVLKDGSFHAVDSDALSFEMAAKLGFKEAGRAAKPVIMEPIMKLEVVTPEEYMGNIIGDLNKRRGTISGQEEKNGAVVIKGSVPLSEMFGYVTTLRTLSSGRATSSMELEKYQATPQNVAEEIIAKAKG; via the coding sequence ATGGGAAGAGATCTTAAATTTACAAGAAATATTGGTATCGCTGCTCACATTGATGCAGGTAAGACTACCACTACAGAAAGGATTCTATTCTATACAGGGGTAAACCACAAAATTGGAGAAGTTCACGATGGTGCTTCTACAATGGACTGGATGGAGCAGGAAGCAGAAAGAGGTATTACCATTACTTCTGCAGCTACCACTTGTTCTTGGAACTTTCCAACAGATCAAGGAAAAGCTTTACCTGAAACTAAGCCTTACCACTTCAACATCATTGATACACCGGGACACGTTGACTTCACTGTAGAAGTAAACAGATCTTTAAGAGTATTGGATGGATTGGTATTCTTATTCTCTGCAGTAGATGGAGTAGAGCCTCAGTCTGAAACAAACTGGAGACTTGCTGACAACTACAAAGTTGCTAGAATGGGATTTGTAAACAAAATGGACAGACAAGGTGCTGACTTCCTTAACGTGGTAAACCAGGTTAAAGAAATGTTAGGATCTAACGCAGTTCCAATCGTTTTACCAATCGGTGCTGAAGAAGATTTCAAAGGAGTTGTTGACTTAATTAAAAACAGAGCTATCATCTGGGATGAAGCAGGACAAGGAGCTACTTTCGAAGTAGTGCCAATTCCTGAAGATATGAAAGATGAAGTTCTTGAATATAGAGAGAAATTAGTAGAAGCTGTTTCTGAATATGACGAAACTTTGATGGAGAAATTCTTCGAAGATCCGGATTCAATTACAGAAGAAGAAATCAATGCTGCATTGAGAGCTGCTACTATCGATTTATCTATTATCCCAATGACTTGTGGTTCTTCATTCAAGAATAAAGGAGTACAGTTTATGTTGGATGCAGTATGTAAATACTTGCCTTCTCCATTGGATAAAGATGATATCAAAGGTACTGACCCAAGAACTGACGCTGAAATTACAAGAAAGCCGTCTGTAGACGAGCCTTTCTCCGCATTAGCATTTAAGATTGCTACTGACCCATTCGTGGGAAGATTAGCATTCTTCAGAGCTTACTCAGGAAGACTAGATGCTGGTTCTTATATCTTGAACACTCGTTCAGGAGATAAAGAAAGAATCTCTAGAATCTATCAGATGCACGCTAACAAGCAAAACCCAGTAGAATATATTGAAGCTGGTGATATTGGTGCAGCGGTAGGATTCAAGTCTATCAAAACTGGTGATACAATGTGTGATGAGAAAAACCCAATCGTTCTTGAATCGATGGTTTTCCCTGATCCGGTAATTGGTATTGCTGTTGAGCCTAAAACTAAAGCTGACCAGGATAAAATGGGTAACGCTTTAGCTAAATTGGCTGAAGAAGATCCTACGTTTACGGTTAGAACTGACGAAGCTTCTGGACAAACGATTATCTCTGGTATGGGTGAGCTTCACTTGGATATCATTGTAGACCGTATGAAGAGAGAATTCAAAGTTGAAGTTAACCAAGGACAGCCTCAGGTAGAATACAAAGAAAACTTAACAAAAGTTGCTCAACACAGAGAAGTTTACAAAAAACAATCTGGTGGTAAAGGTAAATTTGCTGATATTGTATTTGAATTAGGACCTGCTGAAGAAGGTAAAATTGGTTTAGAATTCATCAATGAGATCAAAGGTGGTAACGTTCCTAGAGAATTTGTTCCTGCAATTGAAAAAGGCTTTAAAGCTGCAATGAAGAACGGTCCTTTGGCTGGTTTCGAAGTTGAAGGTATTAAAGTTGTTCTTAAAGACGGATCTTTCCACGCGGTGGATTCTGATGCTCTTTCATTTGAAATGGCTGCTAAATTAGGATTTAAAGAAGCGGGACGTGCTGCTAAGCCAGTAATTATGGAGCCAATTATGAAACTGGAAGTTGTAACTCCGGAAGAATATATGGGTAACATCATTGGTGACCTTAACAAAAGAAGAGGTACTATCAGTGGTCAGGAAGAGAAAAACGGTGCTGTTGTAATCAAAGGTTCTGTTCCACTTTCTGAAATGTTTGGATATGTAACAACTCTAAGAACACTTTCATCAGGAAGAGCTACTTCTTCTATGGAATTAGAGAAATACCAAGCTACTCCACAAAACGTTGCTGAAGAAATCATAGCTAAAGCAAAAGGTTAA
- the rpsG gene encoding 30S ribosomal protein S7 yields the protein MRKTKAKKRPLLPDPKFNDQLVTRFVNNLMLDGKKSIAFKIFYDALEIVETKKGDNEKTALEIWKDALTNVMPHVEVRSRRVGGANFQIPMPIRADRKISMAMKWLIKYSKARNDKSMALKLANEVVAASREEGAAFKKKSDTHKMAEANKAFSHFKF from the coding sequence ATGAGAAAGACAAAAGCGAAAAAAAGACCGTTGTTACCAGATCCGAAATTTAATGATCAATTGGTAACGAGATTCGTAAACAACTTAATGCTTGACGGTAAGAAGTCAATCGCATTCAAAATTTTCTATGATGCATTAGAGATCGTAGAAACTAAAAAAGGAGATAACGAAAAAACTGCACTTGAAATCTGGAAAGATGCACTTACAAATGTAATGCCTCACGTAGAAGTACGTTCTAGAAGAGTAGGTGGAGCTAACTTCCAAATCCCTATGCCAATCAGAGCTGATAGAAAAATTTCTATGGCAATGAAATGGTTAATCAAATATTCTAAAGCTAGAAATGATAAGTCTATGGCTTTGAAATTAGCTAACGAAGTTGTAGCGGCTTCAAGAGAAGAAGGTGCTGCTTTCAAAAAGAAATCTGATACTCACAAAATGGCGGAAGCTAACAAGGCTTTCTCACACTTCAAATTCTAA
- the rpsL gene encoding 30S ribosomal protein S12 encodes MPTIQQLVRKGRATLAKKSKSAALDSCPQRRGVCTRVYTTTPKKPNSALRKVARVRLSNGKEVNAYIPGEGHNLQEHSIVLVRGGRVKDLPGVRYHIVRGALDTAGVNGRTQRRSKYGAKRPKPGQAAAAPAKGKKK; translated from the coding sequence ATGCCTACTATTCAACAATTAGTAAGAAAAGGAAGAGCCACGCTTGCCAAGAAGAGCAAATCGGCTGCCCTTGATTCTTGTCCACAAAGACGTGGTGTATGTACGAGAGTATATACAACTACACCTAAGAAACCTAACTCTGCACTTAGAAAAGTTGCAAGGGTAAGACTTTCTAACGGTAAAGAAGTGAATGCCTATATCCCGGGCGAAGGACATAATCTACAGGAGCACTCGATAGTATTGGTTAGAGGCGGAAGGGTGAAAGACCTACCGGGAGTACGTTACCACATCGTAAGAGGTGCATTAGACACCGCTGGTGTAAATGGAAGAACTCAGAGAAGATCTAAGTACGGAGCTAAGAGACCTAAACCAGGACAAGCAGCTGCTGCTCCTGCAAAAGGAAAGAAAAAATAA
- a CDS encoding Dps family protein, with protein sequence MKNASIIGLKEADCKKISEKLNALLANYSVFYQNTRGSHWNIKGEQFFTLHPKFEELYNSLVLKIDEIAERILTLGATPAHNYSDYLKIATIKESKEVTDGTKSVEQILSSFKVVIDLQRELLDITDEAGDEGTNSQMSDYITEQEKEVWMYNSYLGK encoded by the coding sequence ATGAAAAATGCTAGTATTATTGGCCTTAAAGAAGCCGATTGCAAAAAAATCTCAGAAAAATTAAATGCACTTTTAGCTAATTATTCCGTATTCTATCAGAATACAAGAGGTTCTCACTGGAACATTAAAGGAGAACAGTTCTTCACCCTTCATCCAAAATTTGAAGAGTTGTACAACAGTCTTGTTTTAAAGATTGATGAAATTGCAGAAAGAATCCTGACATTAGGAGCTACTCCAGCACACAATTACTCAGATTATTTAAAGATAGCAACTATTAAAGAGAGTAAAGAAGTAACTGACGGTACCAAGAGCGTTGAACAGATTCTAAGTTCATTCAAAGTAGTCATTGATCTGCAGAGAGAACTTTTAGATATTACGGATGAAGCAGGAGATGAAGGTACTAATTCGCAAATGAGCGATTATATTACCGAACAGGAGAAAGAAGTTTGGATGTACAATTCTTACCTTGGAAAATAA
- the pncB gene encoding nicotinate phosphoribosyltransferase, which translates to MNDVRLNSILDNDFYKITMQNAVVKLFPSSIVKYEFINRGKHHFPEGFDVALREAVNKMAELKLTKDEKKFMARTCPYIDLPYLDFLEGYHYDPSEVKIHQEGGDLSVIVEGLWYRTILWEVPLLALISELHYEMNHMERDSNEVVMSKTIEKADSLGRLGVTFAEFGTRRRHSYKVQNLVMEALTQKRDSTFIGSSNVHFAMKYGVKPIGTHAHEWFMFHAAEYGFKMANEMALEHWVDVYRGDLGVALSDTYTTDVFFQQFDKKFAKLFDGVRHDSGDALEFADKTIAHYQRNGINPMFKYIIFSDALNLEKVEEITNYCKGKIGISFGIGTNLTNDVGLKPMNIVMKLIGVQAPNKEWIPTVKLSDEHGKYTGDPKMIELAKEFLRIKD; encoded by the coding sequence ATGAACGACGTAAGACTGAACTCTATCCTGGATAATGATTTTTATAAAATAACCATGCAGAATGCAGTGGTAAAACTATTCCCAAGTTCTATTGTAAAATATGAATTTATCAACAGGGGGAAGCACCACTTTCCGGAAGGATTTGACGTTGCTTTAAGAGAAGCTGTTAATAAAATGGCTGAACTTAAACTTACGAAAGACGAAAAAAAGTTCATGGCAAGAACATGTCCTTATATAGATCTTCCTTATCTCGATTTTTTAGAAGGGTATCATTATGATCCGTCTGAAGTAAAAATTCATCAGGAGGGAGGCGACCTATCCGTAATTGTAGAAGGGCTTTGGTACAGAACGATTCTTTGGGAAGTTCCATTGCTGGCATTGATCAGTGAACTGCATTATGAAATGAACCACATGGAAAGAGATTCCAATGAAGTGGTAATGAGTAAAACAATAGAAAAAGCTGATTCATTAGGCAGACTAGGAGTAACTTTTGCAGAATTTGGAACGAGAAGAAGACATTCTTATAAAGTACAGAATCTGGTAATGGAGGCTTTGACTCAAAAAAGGGACTCAACTTTCATCGGAAGTTCTAATGTTCATTTTGCTATGAAGTATGGTGTAAAGCCCATCGGAACCCATGCTCATGAATGGTTTATGTTCCATGCTGCCGAATATGGATTCAAAATGGCCAATGAAATGGCTCTGGAACATTGGGTAGACGTTTATAGAGGTGATCTTGGAGTTGCTTTGTCTGATACATACACCACAGATGTTTTCTTCCAGCAGTTTGACAAAAAATTTGCAAAACTTTTTGACGGTGTACGTCATGACAGTGGTGATGCTTTAGAATTTGCAGACAAAACCATTGCTCATTACCAAAGGAATGGTATCAACCCTATGTTTAAATACATTATTTTTTCAGATGCATTAAATCTTGAAAAAGTAGAGGAAATTACGAATTACTGCAAAGGAAAAATTGGTATCTCATTCGGAATAGGGACCAACCTTACGAATGATGTAGGACTAAAACCAATGAACATTGTAATGAAGCTTATCGGGGTACAGGCTCCAAACAAAGAATGGATTCCTACGGTAAAACTTTCTGATGAACACGGTAAATATACAGGAGATCCAAAGATGATTGAACTGGCAAAAGAATTTTTAAGAATAAAAGATTAG
- a CDS encoding YciI family protein, which yields MKSRTLLTACLLISALSFAQEKKAEKTKFNQELATSLGADKYGMKPYTIVMLTTGSAKIEDKAKMGELMKGHMTNIGKLADEGKIVVAGPFLEKNKENYRGMFIFNTKSKEEAEQWVKTDPAVQAGIFSYEIFPWYGSAALPLYLKHHDEISKENP from the coding sequence ATGAAATCAAGAACATTACTAACCGCATGCCTTCTCATATCAGCATTATCCTTTGCTCAGGAAAAGAAAGCAGAAAAAACAAAATTCAATCAGGAACTGGCAACTTCTTTAGGAGCTGACAAATATGGAATGAAGCCTTATACCATTGTTATGCTAACAACAGGTTCTGCTAAAATTGAAGACAAAGCCAAAATGGGTGAACTTATGAAAGGCCACATGACCAATATCGGTAAACTGGCAGATGAAGGTAAAATTGTAGTTGCCGGACCTTTCCTTGAAAAGAATAAGGAAAACTACCGTGGTATGTTTATCTTCAATACCAAGTCTAAAGAAGAAGCTGAACAATGGGTAAAAACAGATCCCGCAGTACAGGCTGGTATTTTTAGTTATGAAATTTTCCCTTGGTATGGCTCAGCAGCTCTGCCTTTGTATCTTAAGCATCATGATGAGATCTCAAAAGAAAATCCTTAA
- a CDS encoding DUF5995 family protein — protein sequence MKTIEEVLKKLDEIIIWCKENKSPAGYFACTYRIMTAQVLKGIQQKKFEDNPRMTLLDLAFAQRYLQAWENYSKGEKCTNSWYIAFEAAKNKNLLILQHIFLGMNAHINLDLGISAASVMPYRKINPLKKDFENINNVIASINQNVQDSLNKICYPVDLIDKLSNGKDNAVLDFAISKARDTSWATAVIASNTPNFLRESVIGIVDYAAAKVATQILNPKILTPALLKQLKNCESSDVVKNIEILESTKNS from the coding sequence ATGAAAACCATTGAGGAAGTTCTAAAAAAACTGGATGAAATTATCATCTGGTGCAAAGAAAACAAAAGCCCGGCAGGATATTTTGCCTGTACGTATCGGATCATGACTGCGCAGGTTCTGAAAGGAATTCAGCAGAAAAAATTTGAAGATAATCCAAGAATGACATTACTGGATCTTGCTTTTGCTCAAAGATATCTTCAGGCATGGGAAAATTATAGCAAAGGAGAAAAATGTACAAACTCATGGTATATTGCCTTTGAAGCTGCCAAAAATAAAAATCTCCTGATATTACAGCATATTTTCCTCGGCATGAATGCTCACATTAATCTGGATCTCGGGATCTCTGCGGCATCTGTTATGCCTTACCGGAAGATAAATCCGTTGAAAAAAGATTTTGAAAACATTAATAATGTCATTGCTTCCATTAATCAGAATGTACAGGATTCTCTGAACAAAATCTGTTATCCCGTAGATCTTATTGACAAACTTTCTAACGGAAAAGATAATGCTGTGCTAGATTTTGCCATTTCCAAAGCAAGAGACACTTCCTGGGCAACGGCAGTCATTGCTTCCAACACGCCTAATTTCTTAAGAGAGTCTGTAATCGGCATTGTGGATTATGCAGCCGCTAAAGTCGCTACCCAGATTCTGAATCCAAAGATTCTCACTCCTGCCCTTTTGAAACAACTTAAAAACTGTGAAAGCAGTGATGTGGTAAAGAATATTGAAATTTTAGAATCTACAAAAAACTCATAA
- a CDS encoding efflux RND transporter permease subunit: MRKFVQNIVSFSLKNSLIVLLGTFLLLAGGIYSYMHTPIEAFPDVTNTRVRVITQWPGRSAEEIEKFVTLPISKEMNAIPNKTSVRSISLFGLSVVTVIFDDHVNDFYAQQYASNKLGNVNLPSGAEYSIEPPSGATGEIYRYIIKSKLPIKEVTAIQDWVVERELLAVPGVADVVSFGGEEKTYEIKINPTELHNYDLSPLDVYEAVSKSNINVGGDVVAKGDQAYVVRGIGLLEKKEDIENIQIEVKGSTPILVKHVAEVKVSAKPRLGQVGYNKENDVVEGIVIMLRGENPSEVIARLKDRIEELNGGELPGDVQIVPIIDRTELVNTTVHTVSKNLIEGVILVSIIVFIFLYNWRTTFIVASVIPLAFLFAIIMLKIQGLPANLISMGALDFGLLLEGTLVIVEHVFVALELKARAIGVRRFNKISKLGIIKKSAGSVASYIFFALLILIVALMPIFSFQKVEGKMFSPLAFTLGYALLGSLILSLTYVPAMCKLLLTKNIEEKENFISRFFRVNIYRIYEFSDRHKKGFIIGFVALLAICGWRFSNYGSEFLPKLNEGAIYVRATLPNSVNLDESVRLTKEMKEILMKYDEVKFVMTQTGRPNDGTDPTGFFNIEFNIQLKPENEWKKKISKEELLEEMRVSLEKYPGINFGFSQPIQDNVEEYVAGVKAPLVIKIFGNDLFELENYANKVANSIRTVPGISDVNVFKNIGLPELRIQLHDSKMAKYGVSTADAQAVIEMTIGGQAATKFYEEERMFDVMLRFEKQYRDTPEKMGNILIPTQDNKKVPLKEIATIDYHTGPSFIYREGNGRYIGVGFNIEGRDLGSTIKEAKAKVDKEVKLPKNHKMTWAGEFESKERAAKQLAMVVPISLVLILMLLYFNFGNIKDTLISSITLAFAFIGGFLSLWFTGTIFGISAGIGFIILFGVATIDGIVLIGVMKENLQNRMSLKESISLGVKSRIRPVVMIALMGSMGLLPAAMSNGMGSEIQKPLAIMIVGGLIVCMLLSFTILPIIFHYAYRKKHKEAI; the protein is encoded by the coding sequence ATGCGAAAGTTTGTACAGAATATAGTTTCCTTCTCGTTAAAAAACTCACTGATCGTTCTTTTGGGGACTTTTCTTTTGCTGGCAGGAGGAATCTATTCCTATATGCATACTCCCATTGAAGCATTTCCGGATGTTACCAATACAAGGGTAAGAGTTATTACCCAGTGGCCGGGAAGAAGTGCTGAAGAGATAGAAAAATTTGTCACATTACCCATTTCCAAAGAAATGAATGCCATTCCGAACAAAACTTCGGTGCGTTCCATTTCCTTATTCGGATTATCTGTGGTGACAGTTATTTTTGATGATCATGTCAATGATTTTTATGCACAGCAGTATGCTTCCAATAAACTGGGAAATGTAAATCTCCCTTCCGGAGCAGAATACAGTATTGAGCCTCCTTCCGGTGCTACAGGTGAAATTTACAGATATATTATAAAAAGTAAACTTCCCATCAAAGAAGTAACAGCCATCCAGGATTGGGTAGTAGAAAGAGAATTGCTTGCCGTTCCCGGTGTGGCTGATGTAGTAAGCTTTGGTGGAGAAGAGAAAACCTATGAAATAAAAATTAATCCTACGGAATTACACAATTACGACCTTTCCCCCCTGGATGTGTATGAAGCAGTTTCAAAGAGTAATATCAATGTAGGAGGAGATGTTGTAGCAAAAGGTGATCAGGCTTATGTAGTGCGGGGGATTGGTCTTTTAGAGAAAAAAGAAGATATTGAGAATATTCAGATCGAGGTAAAAGGTTCTACGCCTATTCTGGTGAAACATGTTGCAGAAGTAAAAGTTTCCGCGAAACCAAGACTAGGACAGGTAGGATATAACAAAGAAAATGATGTTGTAGAAGGAATTGTGATCATGCTTCGTGGTGAAAACCCAAGTGAAGTGATTGCAAGGCTGAAAGACAGAATAGAAGAACTGAATGGGGGAGAACTTCCCGGTGACGTACAGATTGTTCCGATCATCGACCGTACAGAGCTTGTGAATACTACCGTTCATACCGTTTCCAAAAACCTTATTGAAGGAGTTATTCTTGTTTCCATCATTGTATTTATATTTCTTTACAACTGGAGAACAACTTTCATTGTAGCGTCAGTAATTCCATTGGCTTTCCTGTTTGCAATTATTATGTTGAAAATCCAAGGACTTCCAGCCAACCTGATTTCCATGGGAGCACTGGATTTCGGATTGCTTCTGGAAGGAACACTGGTGATTGTAGAACATGTCTTTGTTGCCCTCGAACTCAAAGCCAGGGCGATAGGAGTGCGGAGATTCAATAAGATTTCAAAATTGGGAATAATCAAGAAAAGCGCAGGAAGTGTGGCAAGTTATATTTTCTTTGCCCTGTTGATTCTTATTGTTGCCCTGATGCCGATTTTTTCTTTCCAGAAAGTAGAAGGAAAAATGTTCTCTCCATTAGCATTTACGCTGGGATATGCATTGTTAGGATCATTGATCTTAAGCTTGACCTACGTTCCGGCCATGTGTAAACTTTTGTTGACGAAAAATATTGAAGAGAAAGAAAACTTTATTTCAAGATTCTTCAGAGTCAATATTTATAGAATTTATGAATTCAGTGACCGTCACAAAAAAGGATTTATCATTGGGTTCGTTGCCTTGCTTGCCATTTGTGGCTGGAGATTTTCCAATTATGGATCCGAATTCTTACCTAAACTGAACGAAGGAGCAATCTATGTAAGGGCAACACTTCCAAACAGTGTCAATCTGGATGAATCTGTAAGGTTAACTAAGGAAATGAAGGAGATTCTCATGAAGTATGATGAAGTAAAATTTGTCATGACCCAGACAGGCCGTCCCAATGACGGAACCGATCCCACCGGATTTTTTAATATTGAATTTAATATCCAGCTGAAACCTGAAAATGAATGGAAGAAAAAAATATCCAAAGAAGAACTTCTTGAAGAAATGAGGGTTTCCCTTGAAAAATATCCGGGAATCAACTTCGGATTCAGCCAGCCGATTCAGGATAATGTGGAAGAATATGTAGCAGGAGTAAAAGCTCCGCTGGTCATTAAAATTTTTGGAAATGATCTTTTTGAACTTGAAAATTACGCTAATAAAGTAGCCAATTCCATCAGAACAGTTCCCGGAATATCAGATGTGAATGTTTTCAAAAATATCGGGCTTCCGGAGTTGAGAATACAACTTCACGATTCCAAAATGGCAAAATATGGAGTGTCCACAGCTGATGCACAGGCTGTCATCGAAATGACAATCGGAGGGCAGGCTGCCACGAAGTTTTACGAAGAAGAAAGAATGTTTGACGTAATGCTTAGGTTTGAGAAACAATACAGGGATACACCTGAAAAGATGGGAAATATTCTCATCCCAACTCAGGATAATAAAAAAGTTCCGCTGAAAGAAATTGCAACCATTGATTATCACACTGGTCCATCATTTATTTACCGTGAAGGAAACGGCAGATATATCGGAGTTGGGTTCAATATTGAAGGGCGTGATCTTGGAAGTACCATCAAAGAAGCAAAAGCGAAAGTAGATAAAGAAGTAAAGCTTCCGAAAAATCATAAAATGACATGGGCCGGAGAATTTGAAAGTAAAGAAAGAGCCGCCAAACAGCTGGCTATGGTTGTACCGATTTCTTTAGTGCTTATTCTAATGCTGTTGTACTTCAATTTCGGGAACATAAAAGACACGTTAATTTCTTCCATTACACTGGCATTTGCATTCATCGGAGGATTTTTATCCCTTTGGTTTACGGGAACCATCTTCGGAATTTCAGCGGGAATCGGTTTCATCATCCTTTTCGGAGTCGCCACCATAGACGGTATCGTTCTGATTGGGGTAATGAAAGAGAATCTGCAAAACAGAATGTCACTCAAAGAATCTATTTCTCTGGGAGTCAAAAGCAGAATCCGTCCGGTAGTAATGATTGCCTTAATGGGATCTATGGGACTTCTTCCTGCAGCGATGTCAAACGGAATGGGCTCTGAAATTCAGAAACCTTTAGCCATTATGATTGTTGGAGGATTGATTGTCTGTATGCTGCTGTCATTTACAATACTGCCAATTATTTTCCATTATGCCTATCGCAAAAAGCATAAGGAAGCAATATAG
- a CDS encoding efflux RND transporter periplasmic adaptor subunit gives MNKNITQYIAAAYLSALIIFTGCAGKQENKEAEKGYCISKELKKDIKLAKAEMLPIEESITLTGEVESNSDKTVPFVSLVDGVVMDTYFSLGDYVKKGQTLASVKSTAVNEMQDDTQTLQAQLAVAKRKLSSVEAMYKDDIASQKDLQEARSEVAILQSNISKTQKNMQLYSAGGNTIQIKAPADGYVISKNISKGMPVTAGGDQLFTISNLDKVWVMANVYATNMRHVYVDQPVVVKTLAYPDDSFSGKINNISQVFNENERVLKAKIIMDNNGMKLRPGMSADVVLPINSQNKSALAIPAKALIFDNNQSYVVVYKKDCELEIRPVTEIASNSQYIYVEGNLKPGENVIASNGLLIYENLKNQLNNSTK, from the coding sequence ATGAACAAAAATATTACCCAATACATTGCCGCAGCTTACCTGTCTGCCCTCATTATTTTTACAGGCTGTGCCGGAAAACAGGAAAATAAGGAAGCTGAAAAAGGCTATTGCATCAGCAAAGAACTTAAAAAAGATATTAAACTGGCCAAAGCAGAAATGCTTCCCATAGAAGAGAGCATTACCCTTACCGGAGAAGTGGAAAGCAATTCTGATAAAACGGTTCCTTTTGTAAGCCTTGTGGATGGAGTGGTGATGGATACTTATTTTTCCCTTGGTGATTATGTGAAAAAAGGACAAACGCTGGCAAGTGTAAAAAGTACAGCTGTTAATGAAATGCAGGATGATACTCAAACCTTGCAGGCTCAGCTGGCGGTGGCGAAAAGAAAACTGTCTTCTGTAGAAGCTATGTATAAAGATGATATTGCCTCTCAGAAAGACTTGCAGGAAGCACGTTCCGAAGTAGCCATACTGCAATCCAATATTTCCAAAACGCAGAAAAATATGCAGCTGTATTCAGCGGGTGGAAATACCATTCAGATAAAAGCTCCGGCAGACGGATATGTTATTTCAAAAAATATTTCCAAAGGAATGCCTGTTACTGCCGGCGGAGATCAGCTGTTTACCATTTCCAATCTGGATAAGGTGTGGGTAATGGCCAATGTATATGCTACTAACATGAGGCATGTCTATGTAGACCAGCCGGTGGTAGTAAAAACGCTTGCTTATCCGGATGACAGCTTTTCAGGGAAAATCAATAATATCTCTCAGGTTTTTAATGAAAATGAAAGAGTACTGAAGGCTAAAATCATTATGGATAATAACGGAATGAAGCTGAGACCGGGAATGTCTGCAGATGTTGTATTGCCCATCAACTCACAAAATAAATCCGCATTGGCGATTCCTGCAAAGGCTTTAATCTTTGATAACAACCAAAGCTATGTAGTCGTATACAAAAAAGACTGTGAACTTGAGATCAGACCTGTTACGGAAATTGCTTCCAACAGCCAGTATATCTATGTAGAAGGTAATTTAAAACCAGGTGAAAATGTCATTGCTTCCAACGGACTGCTGATCTATGAAAATCTGAAAAATCAATTAAATAATTCCACAAAGTAA